From Phycisphaerae bacterium, the proteins below share one genomic window:
- the xseA gene encoding exodeoxyribonuclease VII large subunit, which produces MTNDSKGQDDQRQLTLDAMLAESPADKPAKPRRQRKAKASVAAEAPPAAASPSPPASEPKVLTVSDLTRLIREAIEARVPSTVTVVGEISNFSKPGSGHLYFTLKDEHAQIRCAMWRSSAMRLKFQPADGLAVVATGRVEVYGPRGQYQLLLEKLQPSGMGALELAFRQLREKLTNEGLFDDEHKKSIPAYPFSIAVVTSPTGAAVRDILRTLSRRWPVGRVMIYPVQVQGEGSAQQIVEALDALNAQAAVLGGIDVIILARGGGSLEDLWSFNEEPVARAVFRSRIPVVVGVGHEVDVTIADLVADLRAATPTAAAECVAPVLAEVREGLSTAWVRLMRLAREDLAGARERIDGLARRGMFAHPIVLLGRFAQELDELCNLISRHTARRTHAVRTELAGYEIALNRVRPDVLLHRGQGELGRLGQRLDHAARNLLRQRREMVERQELLLEAYGPGKLLPRRRRELSEVDARLRLSLSRSQEGCRQRFDHLEARLNSCDYRQVLRRGFSVTRDADGRIVGSVGQVAEGQTMTTELKDGTIASRIEEVSRRDAGRTDNGGTDDR; this is translated from the coding sequence ATGACGAACGATTCCAAGGGACAGGACGATCAGCGCCAACTGACGCTGGACGCGATGCTGGCCGAGAGCCCGGCGGACAAACCCGCCAAGCCGCGCCGCCAGCGCAAGGCGAAGGCCTCCGTCGCGGCGGAGGCGCCGCCGGCCGCTGCATCGCCATCACCTCCTGCATCTGAGCCGAAGGTGCTGACGGTTTCGGACCTGACCAGACTCATCCGCGAGGCGATCGAGGCCCGCGTGCCGTCGACGGTCACGGTGGTGGGCGAGATTTCCAATTTTTCTAAGCCCGGTTCAGGCCACCTCTACTTCACGCTGAAGGACGAGCACGCCCAGATCCGCTGCGCGATGTGGCGGTCCAGCGCGATGCGGTTGAAGTTTCAGCCGGCCGACGGCCTGGCCGTGGTGGCGACCGGGCGCGTCGAGGTGTATGGGCCGCGAGGGCAGTATCAGCTTCTGCTCGAGAAGCTTCAGCCGTCGGGCATGGGCGCGCTGGAACTGGCGTTCCGCCAGCTTCGCGAGAAGCTGACCAACGAAGGCCTCTTCGACGACGAGCACAAAAAGTCGATCCCGGCGTATCCGTTTTCGATCGCCGTGGTCACCAGCCCGACGGGCGCGGCGGTGCGGGACATCCTGCGGACGCTGTCGCGGCGGTGGCCGGTGGGTCGGGTGATGATTTATCCGGTCCAGGTGCAGGGTGAGGGATCGGCCCAGCAGATCGTCGAGGCGCTGGACGCGCTGAACGCCCAGGCGGCAGTGCTGGGCGGGATCGACGTGATCATCCTGGCCCGCGGCGGCGGCAGCCTGGAGGACCTCTGGTCGTTCAACGAGGAGCCGGTGGCGCGGGCGGTGTTCCGGTCGAGAATCCCCGTGGTGGTCGGCGTCGGCCATGAGGTGGACGTGACGATCGCGGATTTGGTGGCGGACCTTCGGGCGGCGACGCCGACCGCGGCGGCTGAGTGCGTTGCTCCGGTGCTGGCTGAGGTGCGCGAGGGGCTCTCGACGGCATGGGTGAGGTTGATGCGGTTGGCGCGGGAGGACCTGGCGGGCGCCCGCGAGCGGATCGACGGTTTGGCTCGTCGCGGCATGTTCGCCCATCCGATCGTGCTGTTGGGCCGCTTCGCCCAGGAGTTGGACGAACTGTGCAATCTGATCAGCCGCCACACCGCCCGCCGGACCCACGCGGTGCGGACGGAACTGGCGGGTTACGAGATCGCCTTGAACCGCGTCCGCCCGGACGTGCTGCTGCACCGCGGGCAGGGAGAGTTGGGCCGGCTTGGGCAGCGGCTGGACCACGCGGCAAGAAATCTGTTGCGTCAGCGAAGGGAAATGGTAGAACGGCAGGAATTGCTGTTGGAGGCCTACGGGCCCGGCAAGCTGCTGCCGCGCCGACGGCGGGAGCTTTCGGAGGTTGATGCCCGGCTGCGGCTGAGCCTGTCTCGCAGCCAGGAGGGCTGCCGCCAGCGGTTCGACCACCTGGAGGCCCGGCTCAACAGTTGCGACTATCGCCAGGTGTTGCGGCGCGGCTTTTCCGTCACCCGCGACGCCGACGGCCGGATCGTCGGATCGGTCGGCCAGGTGGCTGAGGGCCAGACGATGACAACGGAATTGAAGGACGGGACGATCGCCAGCCGGATTGAGGAGGTGAGCCGACGTGACGCAGGCCGCACGGACAACGGAGGGACCGACGATCGATAA
- a CDS encoding N-acetyltransferase, which yields MEHVERIHELITYFAERNRMLFRSLEELYQDVRNFRVYVDGQGRVQGCCGLQVLWRDMAEVKSLAVDPDCQGKGIGRALVLHAVEEARELGLPKVFALTYEREFFLRLGFVEVKKETLPHKVWTDCIRCPSQNDCREVPVVMNLRDGR from the coding sequence ATGGAGCACGTGGAGCGCATCCACGAGCTGATTACCTATTTCGCCGAGCGCAACCGGATGCTGTTCCGTTCGCTGGAAGAGCTGTACCAGGACGTCCGCAACTTCCGGGTATACGTGGACGGGCAGGGGCGGGTGCAGGGCTGCTGCGGGCTGCAGGTGCTCTGGCGCGACATGGCGGAGGTCAAGAGCCTGGCCGTCGATCCGGATTGCCAGGGCAAGGGCATTGGGCGGGCCCTGGTGCTTCACGCGGTCGAAGAGGCGAGGGAACTGGGGCTGCCGAAGGTGTTCGCCCTGACCTATGAGCGGGAGTTTTTCCTGCGCCTTGGGTTCGTGGAGGTCAAGAAGGAGACGCTGCCGCACAAGGTGTGGACCGACTGCATCCGCTGTCCGTCGCAGAACGACTGCCGCGAGGTGCCGGTGGTGATGAACCTGCGGGACGGGCGATAG